A region of Hippoglossus stenolepis isolate QCI-W04-F060 chromosome 7, HSTE1.2, whole genome shotgun sequence DNA encodes the following proteins:
- the hnrnph1 gene encoding heterogeneous nuclear ribonucleoprotein H isoform X2 gives MADEGYVVRIRGLPWSCSVDEVQRFFSADCKVINNGGGGIHFTYTREGRPSGEAFVELETEEDLKIAVKKDRETMGHRYVEVFKSNNVEMDWVMKHTGPNCPETAGDGLVRLRGLPFGCSKEEIVQFFSGLEIVPNGITLPVDIQGRSTGEAFVQFASQDIAEKALKKHKERIGHRYIEIFKSSRAEVRTHYEPQRKPMGMQRPGPYDRPSGGRGYNMMGRGGSYDRMRRGGYGGGGVSDGRYGDGGSSFQSTTGHCVHMRGLPYRASETDIYNFFSPLNPVRVHIEIGPDGRVTGEADVEFATHEDAVAAMSKDKANMQHRYVELFLNSTAGGSNGAYGSQMMGGMGNQSSYSSGQLSSGYSGGYSSQGNMGGYNDYSNQGGMGSSYYGGSGGGGSRGSMNGLGGGWGM, from the exons ATGGCAGATGAAGGATATGTTGTACGCATCAGGGGTCTCCCATGGTCTTGCTCAGTGGACGAAGTACAGAGGTTTTTCTCAG cCGATTGTAAAGTCATCAAcaatggaggaggcgggatccACTTCACCTACACAAGAGAGGGGCGTCCCAGTGGAGAGGCATTTGTGGAGTTGGAGACCGAGGAGGACCTGAAGATTGCagtgaagaaagacagagaaacgATGGGTCACAGATACGTGGAGG TTTTTAAATCCAACAACGTTGAGATGGACTGGGTCATGAAGCACACAGGGCCGAACTGTCCAGAGACGGCCGGAGATGGGCTCGTTCGGCTCCGAGGTCTTCCCTTTGGCTGCAGCAAAGAAGAGATAGTACAGTTTTTCTCAG GGTTGGAAATCGTGCCAAATGGGATAACATTGCCGGTGGACATCCAGGGGAGGAGTACGGGGGAGGCCTTCGTGCAGTTTGCTTCACAGGATATAGCTGAAAAGGCTCtaaagaaacacaaggaaagAATAGGGCACAG GTACATTGAGATCTTCAAGAGTAGCCGCGCTGAGGTGCGGACCCACTATGAACCCCAGCGAAAGCCAATGGGCATGCAGAGACCTGGCCCCTATGACCGGCCCTCGGGTGGTCGTGGCTACAACATGATGGGCCGAGGGGGATCTTATGACAGAATGCGTCGTGGAGgatatggaggaggag GTGTATCGGACGGACGGTATGGAGATGGCGGCTCTTCCTTCCAGAGCACAACAGGCCACTGTGTCCACATGAGGGGGCTACCGTACAGAGCCTCAGAGACAGACATCTACAAT TTTTTCTCACCATTGAATCCTGTGCGGGTCCATATTGAGATCGGGCCAGACGGCAGAGTAACCGGGGAGGCAGATGTAGAGTTTGCGACACACGAGGATGCTGTGGCAGCTATGTccaaagacaaagcaaacatgC AGCACCGATACGTGGAGCTGTTTTTGAACTcaacagcaggtggcagtaATGGAGCTTATGGCAGCCAGATGATGGGTGGCATGG gTAACCAGTCGTCTTACAGCAGTGGCCAGCTGAGCTCAGGGTACTCTGGGGGATACAGCAGCCAAGGAAACATGGGCGGTTACAATGACTATA GTAACCAGGGCGGAATGGGAAGCAGTTACTACGgcggcagcggaggaggaggaagcagaggctCCATGAATGGACTGGGTGGGGGATGGggaatgtag
- the hnrnph1 gene encoding heterogeneous nuclear ribonucleoprotein H isoform X1 translates to MADEGYVVRIRGLPWSCSVDEVQRFFSEADCKVINNGGGGIHFTYTREGRPSGEAFVELETEEDLKIAVKKDRETMGHRYVEVFKSNNVEMDWVMKHTGPNCPETAGDGLVRLRGLPFGCSKEEIVQFFSGLEIVPNGITLPVDIQGRSTGEAFVQFASQDIAEKALKKHKERIGHRYIEIFKSSRAEVRTHYEPQRKPMGMQRPGPYDRPSGGRGYNMMGRGGSYDRMRRGGYGGGGVSDGRYGDGGSSFQSTTGHCVHMRGLPYRASETDIYNFFSPLNPVRVHIEIGPDGRVTGEADVEFATHEDAVAAMSKDKANMQHRYVELFLNSTAGGSNGAYGSQMMGGMGNQSSYSSGQLSSGYSGGYSSQGNMGGYNDYSNQGGMGSSYYGGSGGGGSRGSMNGLGGGWGM, encoded by the exons ATGGCAGATGAAGGATATGTTGTACGCATCAGGGGTCTCCCATGGTCTTGCTCAGTGGACGAAGTACAGAGGTTTTTCTCAG aagcCGATTGTAAAGTCATCAAcaatggaggaggcgggatccACTTCACCTACACAAGAGAGGGGCGTCCCAGTGGAGAGGCATTTGTGGAGTTGGAGACCGAGGAGGACCTGAAGATTGCagtgaagaaagacagagaaacgATGGGTCACAGATACGTGGAGG TTTTTAAATCCAACAACGTTGAGATGGACTGGGTCATGAAGCACACAGGGCCGAACTGTCCAGAGACGGCCGGAGATGGGCTCGTTCGGCTCCGAGGTCTTCCCTTTGGCTGCAGCAAAGAAGAGATAGTACAGTTTTTCTCAG GGTTGGAAATCGTGCCAAATGGGATAACATTGCCGGTGGACATCCAGGGGAGGAGTACGGGGGAGGCCTTCGTGCAGTTTGCTTCACAGGATATAGCTGAAAAGGCTCtaaagaaacacaaggaaagAATAGGGCACAG GTACATTGAGATCTTCAAGAGTAGCCGCGCTGAGGTGCGGACCCACTATGAACCCCAGCGAAAGCCAATGGGCATGCAGAGACCTGGCCCCTATGACCGGCCCTCGGGTGGTCGTGGCTACAACATGATGGGCCGAGGGGGATCTTATGACAGAATGCGTCGTGGAGgatatggaggaggag GTGTATCGGACGGACGGTATGGAGATGGCGGCTCTTCCTTCCAGAGCACAACAGGCCACTGTGTCCACATGAGGGGGCTACCGTACAGAGCCTCAGAGACAGACATCTACAAT TTTTTCTCACCATTGAATCCTGTGCGGGTCCATATTGAGATCGGGCCAGACGGCAGAGTAACCGGGGAGGCAGATGTAGAGTTTGCGACACACGAGGATGCTGTGGCAGCTATGTccaaagacaaagcaaacatgC AGCACCGATACGTGGAGCTGTTTTTGAACTcaacagcaggtggcagtaATGGAGCTTATGGCAGCCAGATGATGGGTGGCATGG gTAACCAGTCGTCTTACAGCAGTGGCCAGCTGAGCTCAGGGTACTCTGGGGGATACAGCAGCCAAGGAAACATGGGCGGTTACAATGACTATA GTAACCAGGGCGGAATGGGAAGCAGTTACTACGgcggcagcggaggaggaggaagcagaggctCCATGAATGGACTGGGTGGGGGATGGggaatgtag
- the hnrnph1 gene encoding heterogeneous nuclear ribonucleoprotein H isoform X3: MADEGYVVRIRGLPWSCSVDEVQRFFSEADCKVINNGGGGIHFTYTREGRPSGEAFVELETEEDLKIAVKKDRETMGHRYVEVFKSNNVEMDWVMKHTGPNCPETAGDGLVRLRGLPFGCSKEEIVQFFSGLEIVPNGITLPVDIQGRSTGEAFVQFASQDIAEKALKKHKERIGHRYIEIFKSSRAEVRTHYEPQRKPMGMQRPGPYDRPSGGRGYNMMGRGGSYDRMRRGGYGGGGVSDGRYGDGGSSFQSTTGHCVHMRGLPYRASETDIYNFFSPLNPVRVHIEIGPDGRVTGEADVEFATHEDAVAAMSKDKANMQHRYVELFLNSTAGGSNGAYGSQMMGGMGNQSSYSSGQLSSGYSGGYSSQGNMGGYNDYIR, encoded by the exons ATGGCAGATGAAGGATATGTTGTACGCATCAGGGGTCTCCCATGGTCTTGCTCAGTGGACGAAGTACAGAGGTTTTTCTCAG aagcCGATTGTAAAGTCATCAAcaatggaggaggcgggatccACTTCACCTACACAAGAGAGGGGCGTCCCAGTGGAGAGGCATTTGTGGAGTTGGAGACCGAGGAGGACCTGAAGATTGCagtgaagaaagacagagaaacgATGGGTCACAGATACGTGGAGG TTTTTAAATCCAACAACGTTGAGATGGACTGGGTCATGAAGCACACAGGGCCGAACTGTCCAGAGACGGCCGGAGATGGGCTCGTTCGGCTCCGAGGTCTTCCCTTTGGCTGCAGCAAAGAAGAGATAGTACAGTTTTTCTCAG GGTTGGAAATCGTGCCAAATGGGATAACATTGCCGGTGGACATCCAGGGGAGGAGTACGGGGGAGGCCTTCGTGCAGTTTGCTTCACAGGATATAGCTGAAAAGGCTCtaaagaaacacaaggaaagAATAGGGCACAG GTACATTGAGATCTTCAAGAGTAGCCGCGCTGAGGTGCGGACCCACTATGAACCCCAGCGAAAGCCAATGGGCATGCAGAGACCTGGCCCCTATGACCGGCCCTCGGGTGGTCGTGGCTACAACATGATGGGCCGAGGGGGATCTTATGACAGAATGCGTCGTGGAGgatatggaggaggag GTGTATCGGACGGACGGTATGGAGATGGCGGCTCTTCCTTCCAGAGCACAACAGGCCACTGTGTCCACATGAGGGGGCTACCGTACAGAGCCTCAGAGACAGACATCTACAAT TTTTTCTCACCATTGAATCCTGTGCGGGTCCATATTGAGATCGGGCCAGACGGCAGAGTAACCGGGGAGGCAGATGTAGAGTTTGCGACACACGAGGATGCTGTGGCAGCTATGTccaaagacaaagcaaacatgC AGCACCGATACGTGGAGCTGTTTTTGAACTcaacagcaggtggcagtaATGGAGCTTATGGCAGCCAGATGATGGGTGGCATGG gTAACCAGTCGTCTTACAGCAGTGGCCAGCTGAGCTCAGGGTACTCTGGGGGATACAGCAGCCAAGGAAACATGGGCGGTTACAATGACTATA ttAGGTAA